In a single window of the Microbacterium sp. SL75 genome:
- a CDS encoding LamG-like jellyroll fold domain-containing protein produces the protein MRPTRRRAVRAPIATVTAGLAVAALAIGSPAHPQVAQAAPAADSGSHVILDYEFDAETAVSSTVKDESGKGRDGVLTNPGSAQLVDGPAGGKALHLSGGAAGSSTAPFITVPSGLFQGLTSTTISTWVKWDGGDAFQWLYTLGKDKDNAAFYTPRFQGDDKARSSIKPTAQGEVGASGSTALPSGEWHLVTTTIDSEALVYYLDGLEVSRTRVGADVSTALFDASSPDSGFIGQPFWTGVHPFFAGAIDDFQVYDTALSAAQVRALASTAAPKPTKVLQTSVDVQTDVGKAPDLPGVKAEFDDGQQRLAPVTWAQVPASSYAQRGVFVVTGTVDGTDTAVTATVRVTTPDEFSIDVGDRTGAFMGGASGTLYGLYGPGLPSNNLIDGIQLRTVSTKAQDGPQHPGADALEVVKPLADSSNGDVYIYMTDINRGFPYEVPGDDGAAKEAWYLDSIGAQVDQVLQLPEQYRKRIVFVPFNEPEGNMYGNGAQSFWGQSWLDNPDRFFSAWDRAYRLIKSKMPDARIGGPNTSVLFDQDYGFLQHAIANDTVPQAFTWHELSNPATIRDSVAKYRGWEDELFAGTKWAGQHLPINVNEYAFNYHTSVPAQMIQWISAIEDSKIDADIAYWNIDGNLSDSAVQSNRGNGQWWLLNAYGNMTGDTVTVHPPRPGESYTLQGVATVDDADKKVHALLGGSSGDQNVYFDRLPDYLSGTARVQVRDIRWTGQIGDSGEPQTVAEFDAPVTNGSLGLRFGQGGLPQLGTDSAYEIIVTPGQNASSPAQSPVSWRGVYEAEDARFSGATPEINGPEGTPSNVGGFYTSGTKDVGGIRGGSNLQISFDVDVPAAGSYDLSVLASAYNKDQLNLAQGPVNMFVTVNGGAEQEIYAELGYKWVVWNHSDTTVDLQAGKNTITIAAKSLDGTKQTVGTAIIDKIDLTQPNPGYTPIYEAENAVLHGAAAAYDKAGVSGSGYVPVASGESVTFWVYNADDSEKSLEVKTLGGGTATLRVNGVDLGTVSDTAVIPAFLVGGINKVEVVGSSGTLALDRVAVRASKNELASQTIEAEAGTLAGSAKVQDLSLASGGKAVVGIGGAPGNGNSLTQKVTVAQAGTYAMTLRYSNEEQSPSSHYNPDPVARRADITVNGGPVQKVLFPQSYNANQFWDLTVEVQLQAGENSIRFASEEQPDFNGVTYISERYPTLGLRSQWAPNLDRMTFTALHPDTSSAPTLSAGASSVAQGATVTASGTGFTPGEKVEFVLHSDPIVLGEASADAAGAVSATLTVPVSAPVGDHRLIATGAISQRSATTSLAVTAASAGGSGGGGTGGTGSGGTGGGASSGGAAPSGAGVSASGSLAMTGSTFVGFGGLLVGAAALAAGAALIARRTERASS, from the coding sequence ATGAGGCCGACTCGACGGCGTGCCGTACGCGCGCCCATCGCGACCGTCACGGCAGGGCTGGCCGTCGCCGCCCTTGCCATCGGTTCCCCCGCCCACCCCCAGGTCGCTCAGGCGGCACCCGCCGCCGATTCCGGCAGCCATGTCATCCTCGACTACGAATTCGACGCAGAGACCGCCGTCTCCTCGACCGTGAAGGACGAATCGGGCAAGGGACGCGACGGCGTGCTGACCAACCCGGGCTCGGCGCAGCTGGTCGACGGTCCGGCGGGAGGCAAGGCTCTGCATCTCTCCGGCGGCGCAGCCGGATCGAGCACGGCGCCGTTCATCACGGTGCCCTCGGGACTGTTCCAGGGGCTCACCTCGACCACGATCTCGACGTGGGTCAAGTGGGATGGCGGTGACGCCTTCCAGTGGCTGTACACGCTCGGCAAAGACAAGGACAACGCCGCCTTCTACACCCCTCGCTTCCAGGGCGACGACAAGGCGCGCTCGAGCATCAAACCCACTGCACAGGGCGAGGTGGGAGCTTCCGGATCGACGGCCCTGCCATCCGGCGAGTGGCACCTGGTGACCACGACCATCGACTCCGAGGCGCTCGTGTACTACCTCGACGGCCTCGAGGTAAGCCGCACCCGGGTCGGAGCCGATGTGTCGACCGCTCTCTTCGACGCGTCTTCGCCCGACTCGGGCTTCATCGGTCAGCCCTTCTGGACCGGGGTCCACCCCTTCTTCGCCGGGGCGATCGACGACTTCCAGGTCTACGACACCGCTCTCTCGGCGGCCCAGGTACGCGCGCTCGCCAGCACCGCGGCACCGAAGCCCACCAAGGTGCTGCAGACGAGCGTCGACGTGCAGACCGACGTGGGTAAAGCCCCCGACCTCCCCGGGGTGAAGGCCGAGTTCGACGACGGCCAGCAGCGGCTCGCTCCCGTCACCTGGGCCCAGGTCCCGGCATCCTCCTACGCTCAGCGCGGCGTCTTCGTCGTCACCGGTACGGTGGACGGGACCGACACCGCGGTCACGGCCACCGTCCGGGTCACGACGCCCGACGAGTTCTCGATCGACGTCGGGGATCGCACCGGCGCATTCATGGGCGGCGCGTCGGGAACGCTCTACGGCCTGTACGGTCCCGGTCTGCCCTCGAACAACCTCATCGACGGCATCCAGCTGCGCACCGTCTCCACCAAGGCCCAGGACGGCCCCCAGCACCCCGGCGCCGACGCGCTCGAGGTGGTCAAGCCGCTCGCCGACTCCTCCAACGGTGACGTCTACATCTACATGACCGACATCAACCGCGGCTTCCCGTACGAGGTGCCCGGCGACGACGGCGCAGCGAAGGAGGCCTGGTACCTCGATTCGATCGGCGCGCAGGTCGACCAGGTGCTGCAACTGCCCGAGCAGTACCGCAAGCGCATCGTCTTCGTGCCCTTCAACGAGCCCGAGGGCAATATGTACGGCAACGGCGCTCAGTCGTTCTGGGGCCAGAGCTGGCTCGACAACCCCGACCGCTTCTTCAGCGCGTGGGATCGCGCCTATCGGCTCATCAAGAGCAAGATGCCCGATGCGCGCATCGGTGGGCCGAACACGAGTGTGCTGTTCGACCAGGACTACGGGTTCCTGCAGCACGCGATCGCCAACGACACGGTTCCGCAGGCGTTCACCTGGCACGAGCTGAGCAACCCCGCCACGATCCGCGACTCCGTCGCGAAGTACCGCGGATGGGAAGACGAGCTGTTCGCCGGCACGAAGTGGGCCGGTCAGCACCTGCCGATCAACGTCAACGAGTACGCGTTCAACTACCACACGTCGGTTCCCGCGCAGATGATCCAGTGGATCTCCGCGATCGAGGACTCCAAGATCGACGCGGACATCGCCTATTGGAACATCGACGGCAACCTCAGCGACTCGGCCGTCCAGTCCAACCGCGGCAACGGCCAGTGGTGGTTGCTCAACGCCTACGGCAACATGACCGGCGACACGGTCACCGTGCACCCGCCGCGTCCCGGAGAGAGCTACACGCTGCAGGGGGTGGCCACCGTGGACGACGCCGACAAGAAGGTGCATGCCCTCCTCGGCGGCAGCTCCGGCGATCAGAACGTCTACTTCGACCGTCTGCCCGACTACCTGTCGGGGACCGCTCGCGTCCAGGTGCGCGACATCCGCTGGACCGGTCAGATCGGCGACTCGGGCGAGCCGCAGACGGTCGCCGAGTTCGACGCCCCCGTGACGAACGGCTCGCTCGGCCTCCGGTTCGGTCAGGGCGGCCTTCCGCAGCTGGGCACCGACTCGGCGTACGAGATCATCGTCACCCCGGGCCAGAACGCCTCGAGCCCGGCGCAGTCGCCGGTGTCGTGGCGTGGCGTCTACGAGGCGGAGGACGCCCGCTTCAGCGGAGCAACCCCCGAGATCAACGGTCCCGAAGGCACGCCGAGCAACGTGGGCGGCTTCTACACCTCGGGGACGAAGGACGTTGGGGGGATCCGCGGCGGATCGAATCTGCAGATCTCCTTCGACGTCGACGTGCCCGCCGCCGGCTCCTACGACCTCAGTGTTCTCGCCAGCGCGTACAACAAGGACCAGCTCAACCTCGCGCAGGGGCCGGTGAACATGTTCGTGACCGTGAACGGCGGCGCCGAACAGGAGATCTACGCGGAGCTCGGATACAAGTGGGTCGTCTGGAATCACAGTGACACGACGGTCGACCTGCAGGCAGGCAAGAACACCATCACCATCGCGGCGAAGAGTCTCGACGGGACCAAGCAGACCGTCGGTACGGCGATCATCGACAAGATCGACCTGACCCAGCCCAACCCCGGGTACACGCCCATCTACGAGGCCGAGAACGCCGTCCTGCACGGCGCCGCGGCCGCGTACGACAAGGCGGGCGTCTCGGGATCGGGGTACGTGCCCGTCGCGAGCGGCGAATCGGTCACGTTCTGGGTCTACAACGCCGACGACTCCGAGAAGTCCCTCGAGGTGAAGACCCTCGGAGGCGGCACCGCGACCCTGCGCGTCAACGGTGTGGACCTCGGTACGGTGTCCGACACCGCGGTGATCCCGGCCTTCCTCGTCGGCGGTATCAACAAGGTGGAGGTCGTCGGGTCGTCCGGGACCCTTGCCCTGGACCGCGTGGCGGTGCGGGCCTCGAAGAACGAGCTGGCCTCGCAGACCATCGAGGCGGAGGCCGGAACCCTCGCGGGCTCGGCGAAGGTTCAGGACCTCTCGCTCGCAAGCGGCGGCAAGGCGGTCGTCGGCATCGGCGGCGCCCCCGGCAACGGCAACAGCCTCACCCAGAAGGTGACGGTCGCCCAGGCGGGGACCTACGCGATGACCCTGCGCTACTCGAACGAGGAGCAGTCGCCGTCCTCGCACTACAACCCCGATCCCGTGGCCCGTCGCGCCGACATCACCGTCAACGGCGGCCCGGTGCAGAAGGTGCTGTTCCCGCAGAGCTACAACGCCAACCAGTTCTGGGATCTGACGGTCGAGGTGCAGTTGCAGGCCGGGGAGAACTCGATCCGCTTCGCATCGGAGGAGCAGCCGGACTTCAACGGCGTCACCTACATCTCCGAGCGGTACCCGACCCTGGGGCTGCGCTCCCAGTGGGCGCCGAACCTCGATCGGATGACGTTCACGGCCCTCCACCCCGATACGTCTTCGGCCCCGACCCTCTCGGCGGGGGCCTCCTCGGTCGCTCAGGGAGCGACGGTGACCGCGTCGGGCACGGGCTTCACCCCGGGAGAGAAGGTCGAGTTCGTCCTGCACTCCGACCCGATCGTGCTCGGTGAGGCGTCGGCGGATGCCGCGGGTGCCGTGTCGGCGACCTTGACGGTGCCCGTATCGGCGCCCGTCGGCGACCACCGGCTCATCGCGACGGGGGCGATCTCGCAGCGCTCGGCGACCACGTCTCTCGCGGTGACCGCCGCGAGCGCCGGCGGCTCGGGCGGGGGCGGAACGGGTGGTACCGGCTCCGGTGGGACCGGTGGCGGGGCGTCGTCGGGGGGAGCGGCGCCCTCGGGCGCCGGCGTCTCGGCCTCCGGATCGCTCGCCATGACGGGCTCCACCTTCGTCGGCTTCGGCGGTCTGCTCGTCGGGGCTGCGGCTCTCGCCGCGGGTGCCGCGCTCATCGCCCGCCGAACGGAACGTGCGAGCAGCTGA
- a CDS encoding family 43 glycosylhydrolase, whose translation MTPHDRLATPRRRSRWTLAVPVIAALVAAPLTVPAMAGAVAADASLVVAYPLDETTGTVARDASGNGRDAAFEGGPTLTGADGVRLDGDDDDIKLPDGILEGLDSITVSTDVIVRPEQSGNYFIWGLGNTKEWYGNGYLFATGNPARTGIALGNWETEQKAESTDALERGVWKTLTYTLDAGSKTSRMYIDGVQIAENTNTTTLPSMIGGGATTANYLGRSTYTPDKRLAGSLRDFRIYDRALSATEVKALVKTPEDSTAVQSALSALTVTNVDDVRGNLTLPGSSQGLPVTWTTSDAKIVTADGVVTRPAADTTVALTASVTKNAVTQTRDFSATVRKAAQIGPFEGYTFAYFTGNSVAGENIYFAASNGNNALSWTELNNGQPTLTSTFGEKGLRDPFLIRSPEGDTFYLIATDLSIGRDGNWDRAQRTGSKYLEVWESHDLITWSPQRHVKVSPDTAGNTWAPEAYWDESLGEYVVFWASKLYPESDPNHTSNVANSMLYATTRDFVTFSDTKVWQGGMSRIDSTVIKADGVYQRFTKDEGAGTTGCSDIIQESSSVLTAPLDQWKPVTSCIGKNAGTGAVEGPSIFKSNPGDVNGDKYYLFVDEYGGRGYIPLATTDIANPDWQVPASYRLPGSPRHGTVMPVTQAELTALRANLPQPLAANEKGELLRYDFTDGSGSTLHDRSGAGRDAQIKGNAVWDDAALTFDGTDDYVDLPDNVLAGTTDITVQAEMRVDAAQKNPYFLYAFGNTAQDGTGNGYLFATGDNQLRGALTTGNWSREQNAQSASALPRDRWVNVTYTLSGSTARLYLDGQQVAENTNVTVRPGDIGGGRTLANYIGKSVYNADNLLRGRVREFALYNRALSADEIVAQSGNGSILGAVSLQDSSVLKVAPMVDADTRTVTFPVKPGTDLTTLRPTFATATGTTATPASGTLRNLSSPVTVTLKTSGQADTAWTLTAVEMKSPVLPGLYADPNIAVFGDTYYIYATTDGTPGWGGNTFYVWKSKNLVDWTRSDKPFLTLDGAAGNVPWATGNAWAPTIIEKGGKYYFYFSGHEPTDNRKEIGVAVADSPEGPFTAESRPMITNAESVNSGQAIDPAAFKDPQTGKFYLFWGNGRPVYGELSDDMKSIKAGTIKPISGLPDFREGLFMNFRDGTYHLTYSIDDTGSPDYRVGYATSTSIDGPWTYRGILLQKDPSQGILGPAHSSIINVPGTDEWYIAYHRFAIPGGGGTNRETTIDRVPIGADGLFQTVKPTLTSVAAREVPTESNPEPSPSPSGPPTASPSPTPPPTGTPTAQPTASPTTAPAAPSVSVSASTVERGGTVRVTVTGLGAGEQITAELRSTPIRIAGIPVADAAGRVSFDVRIPADLEAGAHSIVVFAADGSVIQRVPITVVPRGQLAATGAQGPLGASLLAVFLLVGGASVWAMRRPRRTVS comes from the coding sequence GTGACCCCTCACGATCGATTGGCGACCCCGCGCCGCCGTTCCCGTTGGACGCTCGCCGTCCCGGTCATCGCCGCCCTGGTCGCGGCACCCCTCACCGTCCCCGCCATGGCCGGCGCGGTCGCCGCCGACGCGAGCCTCGTGGTGGCATACCCCCTCGACGAGACCACCGGCACCGTCGCCCGCGACGCATCCGGCAACGGACGCGACGCCGCCTTCGAGGGCGGGCCGACGCTCACGGGCGCCGACGGCGTCCGTCTCGACGGCGACGACGATGACATCAAGCTGCCCGATGGCATCCTCGAGGGGCTCGATTCGATCACGGTCAGCACCGACGTCATCGTGCGGCCCGAGCAGAGCGGCAATTACTTCATCTGGGGCCTCGGCAATACCAAGGAGTGGTACGGCAACGGCTACCTCTTCGCCACGGGCAACCCGGCGCGCACGGGAATCGCCCTGGGTAACTGGGAGACCGAGCAGAAGGCCGAGAGCACCGATGCCCTCGAGCGCGGCGTCTGGAAGACGCTGACGTACACGCTCGATGCGGGGTCGAAGACGTCGCGTATGTACATCGACGGCGTGCAGATCGCCGAGAACACCAACACCACCACGCTCCCGAGCATGATCGGCGGCGGTGCCACGACCGCGAACTACCTCGGTCGCTCCACCTACACCCCCGACAAGCGCCTGGCCGGAAGCCTCCGCGACTTCCGTATCTACGACCGCGCCCTCTCCGCCACCGAGGTCAAAGCCCTCGTGAAGACGCCCGAGGACAGCACGGCGGTGCAGTCTGCGCTCAGCGCACTGACGGTGACGAACGTCGACGACGTCCGCGGCAACCTCACCCTCCCCGGGTCGTCGCAGGGGCTCCCGGTCACCTGGACGACCTCGGATGCGAAGATCGTCACCGCCGACGGCGTCGTCACGCGCCCCGCGGCCGACACGACCGTGGCGCTCACGGCATCCGTCACGAAGAACGCCGTCACCCAGACGCGCGACTTCTCCGCGACCGTCCGTAAGGCGGCGCAGATCGGGCCGTTCGAGGGGTACACGTTCGCGTACTTCACGGGCAACTCCGTCGCGGGCGAGAACATCTACTTCGCCGCCAGCAACGGAAACAACGCCCTGTCCTGGACCGAGCTCAACAACGGGCAGCCGACGCTCACCTCGACGTTCGGCGAGAAGGGCCTGCGCGATCCGTTCCTCATCCGCTCTCCGGAGGGCGACACGTTTTACCTGATCGCCACCGACCTCTCGATCGGCCGCGACGGAAACTGGGATCGCGCGCAGCGCACGGGGTCGAAGTACCTCGAGGTGTGGGAGTCGCACGACCTCATCACCTGGAGCCCCCAGCGCCACGTCAAGGTCTCGCCGGACACGGCGGGGAACACGTGGGCGCCCGAGGCGTACTGGGATGAATCGCTGGGTGAGTACGTCGTCTTCTGGGCGTCGAAGCTCTACCCCGAGAGCGACCCGAACCACACCTCGAACGTCGCCAACAGCATGCTGTACGCCACCACCCGCGACTTCGTCACCTTCAGCGACACCAAGGTCTGGCAGGGCGGTATGTCGCGGATCGACTCCACCGTCATCAAGGCCGACGGGGTCTACCAGCGCTTCACGAAGGATGAGGGCGCGGGCACCACCGGCTGCAGCGACATCATCCAGGAGAGCTCGTCGGTGCTGACGGCACCGCTCGACCAGTGGAAGCCCGTCACCTCGTGCATCGGCAAGAACGCGGGTACCGGCGCCGTCGAGGGGCCGAGCATCTTCAAGTCGAACCCCGGCGACGTCAACGGCGACAAGTACTACCTGTTCGTCGACGAGTACGGCGGACGCGGCTACATCCCGCTCGCGACCACCGACATCGCCAACCCGGACTGGCAGGTCCCGGCGTCGTACCGTCTGCCCGGCAGCCCGCGGCACGGCACCGTCATGCCCGTCACCCAGGCCGAGCTCACGGCGCTCCGTGCGAACCTTCCGCAGCCGCTCGCGGCCAACGAGAAGGGCGAGCTCCTGCGCTACGACTTCACCGACGGCTCCGGCTCGACCCTGCACGACCGCTCCGGTGCGGGGCGCGATGCGCAGATCAAGGGGAATGCCGTCTGGGATGACGCCGCCCTCACCTTCGACGGGACAGACGACTACGTCGATCTCCCCGACAACGTGCTGGCGGGGACGACCGACATCACGGTCCAGGCGGAGATGCGCGTCGACGCGGCGCAGAAGAACCCGTACTTCCTGTACGCGTTCGGCAACACCGCTCAGGACGGCACCGGCAACGGTTATCTGTTCGCGACGGGCGACAACCAGCTCCGCGGAGCGCTCACGACGGGCAACTGGTCGCGGGAGCAGAACGCGCAATCGGCGTCGGCTCTGCCGCGCGACCGGTGGGTGAACGTGACCTACACTCTCAGCGGCTCGACGGCACGTCTCTACCTCGACGGCCAGCAGGTCGCCGAGAACACCAACGTCACGGTGCGCCCCGGCGATATCGGCGGCGGTCGTACCCTCGCCAACTACATCGGGAAGTCGGTCTACAACGCCGACAACCTGCTCCGCGGCCGGGTGCGCGAGTTCGCGCTCTACAACCGCGCGCTGTCGGCCGACGAGATCGTCGCGCAGTCGGGCAACGGATCGATCCTCGGGGCGGTGAGCCTTCAAGACTCCAGCGTGCTGAAGGTCGCGCCGATGGTCGACGCCGACACCCGGACGGTGACGTTCCCGGTCAAGCCCGGCACCGACCTGACCACGCTGCGCCCGACCTTCGCCACCGCGACGGGAACGACCGCGACCCCGGCGTCGGGGACGCTGCGCAACCTCAGCTCGCCGGTGACGGTCACGCTCAAGACGTCCGGCCAGGCCGACACGGCGTGGACGCTGACGGCCGTCGAGATGAAGAGCCCGGTCCTGCCGGGGCTGTACGCCGATCCGAACATCGCGGTGTTCGGTGACACGTACTACATCTACGCGACGACCGACGGTACCCCTGGCTGGGGCGGCAACACCTTCTACGTCTGGAAGTCCAAGAACCTCGTGGACTGGACGCGTTCGGACAAGCCGTTCCTGACCCTCGACGGCGCCGCGGGCAATGTCCCGTGGGCCACCGGCAACGCGTGGGCTCCGACGATCATCGAGAAGGGCGGGAAGTACTACTTCTACTTCAGCGGTCACGAGCCCACCGACAACCGCAAGGAGATCGGCGTCGCCGTGGCAGACAGCCCCGAGGGGCCGTTCACCGCGGAGTCGCGGCCGATGATCACCAACGCCGAGAGCGTCAACAGCGGTCAGGCGATCGACCCCGCGGCGTTCAAGGACCCCCAGACGGGCAAGTTCTACCTGTTCTGGGGCAACGGCCGGCCGGTCTACGGAGAGCTGTCCGACGACATGAAGAGCATCAAGGCGGGAACGATCAAGCCGATCAGCGGCCTGCCCGACTTCCGCGAGGGGCTCTTCATGAACTTCCGGGACGGCACCTACCATCTGACGTACTCGATCGACGACACCGGGTCGCCCGACTACCGCGTCGGCTACGCCACGTCGACGAGCATCGACGGACCGTGGACCTACCGCGGCATCCTGCTGCAGAAGGACCCCTCGCAGGGGATCCTCGGACCTGCGCACAGCTCGATCATCAACGTGCCGGGAACCGACGAGTGGTACATCGCGTACCACCGCTTCGCGATCCCCGGAGGGGGCGGAACCAACCGCGAGACGACGATCGACCGGGTCCCGATCGGTGCCGATGGGCTGTTCCAGACCGTGAAGCCGACGCTGACCAGCGTTGCTGCGCGCGAGGTCCCCACCGAGTCGAACCCCGAGCCGAGCCCGTCGCCGAGCGGCCCGCCCACGGCGAGCCCGTCTCCCACGCCGCCTCCGACCGGTACGCCCACGGCCCAGCCGACCGCCTCACCGACGACAGCTCCGGCGGCCCCCTCGGTCTCGGTATCGGCGTCGACGGTCGAGCGCGGTGGCACGGTACGGGTCACGGTCACGGGCCTCGGAGCCGGCGAGCAGATCACCGCCGAGCTGCGCAGCACGCCGATCCGCATCGCCGGGATCCCCGTCGCCGATGCGGCGGGCCGGGTCAGCTTCGACGTTCGCATCCCCGCGGACCTCGAGGCGGGCGCGCACTCGATCGTGGTGTTCGCGGCGGACGGCTCGGTGATCCAGCGAGTGCCGATCACGGTCGTCCCGCGGGGTCAGCTCGCCGCGACCGGCGCGCAGGGTCCGTTGGGCGCATCGCTGCTCGCGGTCTTCCTCCTGGTCGGGGGAGCGTCGGTCTGGGCAATGCGTCGACCGCGGCGCACGGTGTCGTAA
- a CDS encoding LacI family DNA-binding transcriptional regulator translates to MADDKAARTANIFDVARLAGVSHQTVSRVLNNMPNVRPATRARVEQAIAQLRYSPSPAARALVTRRTRTIGLVTPGSVDYGPSSIAMNFNFAARAARYNVDAISSPQGDAVAVRAAIDGLLKQRVDAIVLIVVDTEVLASVQALDLDIPVVASATTSRPHPRLVAIDQYRAARSAVRHLREAGYGPIRHIAGPARNPDAVERIRGWREELASSRSESMDLVHGDWSAESGYRIAGEADIAPGEGIFVANDHMAIGVLSALRERGLRVPEDVGVVGIDDVPEAAFLYPSLTTVRQDFAALGEILMQKVLLAVEDPDTVSESTPLPTRLIVRDSAPTVRPTGSRRSR, encoded by the coding sequence ATGGCTGACGACAAAGCGGCGCGTACGGCGAACATCTTCGATGTGGCCCGCCTGGCGGGCGTCTCGCATCAGACGGTCTCGCGCGTCCTGAACAACATGCCGAACGTGCGCCCGGCCACGCGCGCGCGAGTCGAGCAGGCCATCGCGCAGCTGCGGTACAGCCCGTCGCCGGCCGCCCGGGCCCTCGTCACGCGCCGGACCCGCACCATCGGCCTCGTCACCCCGGGCAGCGTCGACTACGGCCCCTCGTCGATCGCGATGAACTTCAACTTCGCGGCCCGCGCCGCGCGGTACAACGTCGACGCCATCAGCTCCCCGCAGGGCGACGCCGTGGCGGTGAGAGCGGCCATCGACGGGCTCTTGAAGCAGCGAGTGGATGCCATCGTGCTCATCGTTGTGGACACCGAGGTGCTGGCATCCGTGCAGGCCCTCGACCTCGACATCCCGGTCGTGGCGTCGGCGACGACGAGTCGGCCGCACCCGCGCCTGGTCGCCATCGACCAGTACCGAGCGGCCCGGAGCGCGGTACGACACCTGCGCGAGGCGGGCTACGGCCCGATCCGCCACATCGCCGGCCCCGCTCGAAACCCCGACGCCGTCGAGCGCATCCGCGGGTGGCGCGAAGAGCTCGCGTCCTCGCGCAGCGAGTCGATGGACCTCGTGCACGGGGACTGGTCGGCCGAGAGCGGATACCGCATCGCCGGTGAGGCCGACATCGCCCCGGGCGAGGGCATCTTCGTCGCCAACGACCACATGGCGATCGGCGTGCTCTCGGCTCTGCGCGAGCGTGGGCTGCGCGTGCCGGAGGACGTCGGTGTCGTCGGCATCGACGATGTCCCGGAGGCGGCATTCCTCTACCCGTCCCTGACGACGGTGCGGCAGGACTTCGCGGCCCTCGGAGAGATCCTCATGCAGAAGGTGCTGCTGGCCGTCGAAGACCCCGACACCGTGAGCGAGAGCACCCCCCTTCCCACGCGACTCATCGTGCGCGACTCGGCGCCGACCGTACGTCCCACCGGCTCGCGTCGCTCGCGCTGA